AGCTCACCAATTTAAGCAGCTTAACATTAATTGTTGGGAccaataaaatagtaaaaaatagGCTACTTGCCACTGTACTTCTAACAGGCAAATATAAGAAAGTAAGGCGGATTAataaatgtgtgtgtgcacaATAATTGCTTTATTTCATTAAGTAAGTCCAAGTTACGTAGGCATGGACTCGTTTCCGCATGGCCCGTTTCCCCTCGCCGCGCCACTGTCCATGGCCAATTCAATTAACCAGGCCGCAACTGGTGGTGCTCTGTAGTTCCATAACTATCCATTGCCGACGACAGCTGCTCCTGGCACGACTCCTTCCGTCCTgttccccttccccttccccgCATATCCACCTCGAAATGCGTGCAACTTTAACCAGGCTAGGGGTTGAATATGGTTAATTTGGTTTGTTCAGGATCTAAGGCCCATGGACCTTTATGTGCTTCATTAATATCAGTCAGTAGCCCGTACCAATAATACAATAGTACAAATCCATTTCTtggaatattattataatcccTAACCACATATGAAGCATATGAAGTTTGAATACAAAATGTATGCCTTTATGCAACCCCAACTTATCTCAACCAATAATTCAGTAAGGTTTTTCTAATTTGTAAGAGTATTTGCAACTATGTCAACACAAAGCAAACATTACCGCAATGCTAAATTCCACAGAGGTTCCCTTTCGTTTCGTTCCGTCCGTATCAATTGAAATCAATACGAATTTTTGTGCATATGGCAGGCTGGATCTTATCGGGCAATCAATTAAGATACCAATTcgaatatgatatgataatgGGTCGCCCAATGCAGAAATAAGCGTTAAACGAAGCCGAACATCGCAAATGGAGTGCTCACTCTGCACATTCTGTTGGCCATTTCAGATACCGGACAGCGGGCTCACGTATCTGTCGGAACGCATTCTGCTCTTCGTCCACGACTACAGCACCCCGAATGTGCTGCACATCATCAACTCGGCAGCGGAGGTGGTGGACGAGACCCTCGTGGAAATCGTGCTGACAGCCAGCCGTAAGTAGCCAGCCCGCAATCCGGGTCTTTAGAATTTCACACACTTCAATCACCCATCAGGGGATGACATTCACCCACATTACTCATcgaattcaatatttttataaaagggTGAATAGAGTCGAAACATTGGCAAAAAACTGGAATTCTTAACAGCCATAAAgtagtaatatttattttctttaaatacaaattacagaatattaactaaatataatagatatattttttttattttctacaaacttcaaaatatttaccaagtgtacattttcttaatcagaacttaaaaaattttttaaatttcaacattAAGTCTTTAAAAACACTCTTTAAATTAGTAAAAGGGAAACAgtcaatttaaaagtaaatatcctTAGTTTTTAGATCTAAGCACATCTcatgaaaaataatatctaAATTTGCTCGTTAAATATAgcattatattaataatatatctATACTTTTCTCTCCCTGCAGCCATACTGTATCCGACCTCCGAGATGCCGACCCTCAAGCCCCACACGCTGAACGTGCATTCCTACAAGGGACCGACCTTCTGTGATTTCTGCGGCGAGATGCTGTTTGGTCTGGTGCGCCAGGGCCTCAAGTGCGATGGTATGTGAATCAGTacgagatatatatatatatatataagaaaaGAGGAAGGACAGCACACACTAATCCCCAACCGAATCCTTTGCCACCCACAGGATGCGGGCAGAACTATCACAAGCGGTGCGTGGTGAAGATACCGAACAACTGCAACCGCTCGAATGACGCCACTTCGAGGCGCTCCTTCACGCTCCAGACGCCCCGCAGTCCGTCCGGCAGTTCCCAGCAGTCCTTGGTCTCCACGGAGGACTCAACCGGAACCGGAACAGGACGGAACGACTCGAGCAGCTCACTGGTAAAGCGCATGTCGGACCTTATGAATGATATTATTAAGAATTGACAGCCAGACAGGACCTTTTGTACTCGACTATCTAGTATCTAGTATTTAGTATCTAGTATCTGTGTGAATGCGGGCGaccgtgtgcgtgtgtgtatgtttgtaAGGGTGTTGGTTGACAGTTTCCGGTTATCCTGCgagtatttaaaattgtactTAACTTGGCTCACACTTTTactttgtattattttcatGCTTTTTCCAATAAACTTTTATACTGCGCACATTTTATGCTTTCTTAACTCTTTTAAATACTCGTAGGGGGTTTGGAAAAGCTGGTTTGATGCTAGTCACACCGTCCAAGGTCAgaaaaaataagggaaaaatgtttaataaagaTATACATACGATGCTTGAATATGGGTATAATAGGGAAATGCATCcctaaacatttatttttcatcttttattttctcaatGAAATAAGGACTTAGTTAATCATCAAAGTTTGCTTAGAGTTTTACAATAGTTTCCTGCTTTCGGTTAATcttggcaaacaaattttcctagtgaaacttttttgaaccataaatattttaagcttgAAAGATTTAAGATTCTtaagtaattttatttgttttattacttGTTTATGCAGTAGAAATgttgttatatttaatttattttcctttttgtaaATCCAAGACCTCTTAAATTATCCCAGTTATAAGTACTAATTTCAAGTTCCTAgaaatttcttcaaaaaagaATCTGGAAGGAGGTAGCCTGCAATGTAGCCAGccaaattatgaaaattagttttgcCCAATTAACGCCATTAAACGAGTCCTCTCCGCAGGGAATACCCTTGGGCAAATCCATCTCCAGAGCCTCTCAATTTGCTAATTAAGTAACCCAGTCTTTCTGCTTCGTTTCTCCATAATTCCCAGAATATTCCCGGTCGCCATCAGAGGACCCATTCGTCGGGCAGCCGGAACGGACTGATGGTGCTCCGCATTCCGCACACCTTCATGGTGCACACATACGGCATACCGACGGTGTGCCAGCTGTGCAAGAAGCTGCTCAAGGGGCTCTTCAAGCAGGGATTGCAGTGCCGCGACTGTCAGTACAACACGCACAAGAAGTGCCTGGACAAGGTGCCCCACGATTGCACAGGTGAGGCGCAGCTCAGCCAGCTGCAGATTCAAGCGGGCGCCAAGGAGCGGGACAACTTCTTTCGCGAGGAATTCGACGACAGCGACTGCGACGAGGGCTCCTCCGACTATGGCAAGTACAAGTCGGCCATGTCCTCGAGTGCGGGTGTAAATCTGGTGGCAGGACGACCCAGGGAGGCCCCCAAGGCCCTGACCAATGCCCACAATTCACCACCAGAACTGGTCAACGGCGGACTGGGCGACGATTCcagtggcggcggcggtgaGACGAGCAAGTCGAGCAGCGATGGCCAGTCGGAGCAGTCGCAATCCTCAACCTCCTCGTCGCCCAGTGCCAATATCCCGCTGATGAGGATCGTGCAGTCCGTCAAGCACACCAAGAAGCGAGGTGGCCAGGCCCTCAAGGAGGGCTGGCTGGTGCACTACACATCGCTGGACAAGGCCGTCAAGCGATATTACTGGCGACTGGACTCCAAGACCATCACACTCTTCGTCTCGGAACAGGGTAGCAAGTACCACAAGGAGCTGCCGCTGGCGGAGCTCCTCTCAATCGAGACCCATCTGGGTGATCCCCGGCCGGAGAGCAACTACTGCTTCGAGCTGCGCCTGCCCAATCTCAGTTACTTCGTCGGACAGGATCCGCAGGTGGGCGCCAAGGAGGAGCAGGCCGTTCGATTGCCTCCGCCGGACAGCGGCATTGGGAGTGACATCGCCAAGAGCTGGGAGACCAGCATCCG
This portion of the Drosophila takahashii strain IR98-3 E-12201 chromosome 3R, DtakHiC1v2, whole genome shotgun sequence genome encodes:
- the PKD gene encoding serine/threonine-protein kinase D1 isoform X1, with the protein product MEGPEVTFLFQFGSVRDAVCVPASALTLKTLKDLACDFINTKIPDSGLTYLSERILLFVHDYSTPNVLHIINSAAEVVDETLVEIVLTASPILYPTSEMPTLKPHTLNVHSYKGPTFCDFCGEMLFGLVRQGLKCDGCGQNYHKRCVVKIPNNCNRSNDATSRRSFTLQTPRSPSGSSQQSLVSTEDSTGTGTGRNDSSSSLNIPGRHQRTHSSGSRNGLMVLRIPHTFMVHTYGIPTVCQLCKKLLKGLFKQGLQCRDCQYNTHKKCLDKVPHDCTGEAQLSQLQIQAGAKERDNFFREEFDDSDCDEGSSDYGKYKSAMSSSAGVNLVAGRPREAPKALTNAHNSPPELVNGGLGDDSSGGGGETSKSSSDGQSEQSQSSTSSSPSANIPLMRIVQSVKHTKKRGGQALKEGWLVHYTSLDKAVKRYYWRLDSKTITLFVSEQGSKYHKELPLAELLSIETHLGDPRPESNYCFELRLPNLSYFVGQDPQVGAKEEQAVRLPPPDSGIGSDIAKSWETSIRQAFMHVNNTQCCESEEQVQDMGQLYQIFPDEVLGSGQFGVVYGGVHKKTQREVAIKVIDKLRFPTKQEAQLKNEVAILQNISHFGVVNLERMFETPERIFVVMEKLKGDMLEMILSHARGRLSERVTKFLITQILIALKYLHSQNIVHCDLKPENVLLSSDAEFPQVKLCDFGYARIIGEKSFRRSVVGTPAYLAPEVLRNKGYNRSLDMWSVGVIIYVSLSGTFPFNEEEDINDQIQNAAFMYPPNPWKEISSNAIDLINNLLQVKQRKRYTVDKSLLHYWLQDKQTYRDLRTLETQVGGGRYLTHEADDLRWDCAGDM